From Anopheles funestus chromosome 3RL, idAnoFuneDA-416_04, whole genome shotgun sequence, a single genomic window includes:
- the LOC125768990 gene encoding nose resistant to fluoxetine protein 6-like, which translates to MSLSVQVLSICFLFVSVGSEVAEIVINKTECGKDAAFNITAYYQMPPLYLYDDYDRCLEEFPVRATYCLVDSWIVPNDTIPLWSVIEQFSTDTKRSFRHDRLQRGLCMNRCHQLMSKFDRRTQMKYFQSRFVPNDSQEITFDPNTFREALDWRNRYRRLANQCVNYELKRQYTLMAYSTVEYCVTNRQQAERDVFVSGLVTSSEALDEIDVVFLFIFGLLLVLTLMSMVYDSYRYRRTKPHDTTGTDGLSDYYRSGLERCNGVSRWTILLVSFSLPRNWHLLTMARKKATTSTKDLRFIQSVRFLVMYLVIAGHSMLFNCIFPLHNPQYVELNYRRFITMLIFNGITVVQTYFTISGFLLAVHFVDFAEKQRHFRLRDFLQSILYRFLRLTPVYAFMMLLDASWLIRLQDGPVWKRVAETERTYCRSNWWANVLYVNNYFTVSEPCLQQTWYLATDFQLFIIGLTILTLTWRYPKLLKPLLAVAVAGALTIPAIVTYANRFEGVVILRPEALKYVLWYDAMYRKMYIPTHTNFGSYLAGLIAGLMYHKLKRASFDAMRHRGFLVLWYTSLPAAVILLLSAYIFYAYDFTKPAIWIAVYAALAKNLWGALFGVLFVGVAFGVGGFLRTALNSSIFRPLGKVTYCVFLCHLFVIRVTLGNVRQPIYVSDMRILVSTSSTLVLAYIMGTLMCLLIEIPFSNIQKHLFFFKKENIYKEEIQLVANGCTSQSGCLGEGTKEPAMEP; encoded by the exons TCACGGCTTACTACCAAATGCCTCCACTCTATCTGTACGATGATTACGACCGCTGTCTGGAGGAGTTCCCGGTGCGTGCCACGTACTGTTTAGTAGACAGTTGGATCGTACCAAACGACACCATACCCCTCTGGTCCGTGATAGAGCAATTCTCCACCGATACAAAGCGTAGCTTCCGGCATGATCGACTACAGCGAGGTCTTTGTATGAACCGCTGCCACCAGCTAATGAGCAAGTTCGATCGACGCACTCAGATGAAATACTTCCAGTCCCGCTTCGTACCGAACGATTCGCAGGAG ATTACGTTCGATCCGAATACGTTCCGTGAGGCGCTCGATTGGCGTAACCGGTATCGCCGTTTAGCCAATCAATGTGTCAATTACGAGCTGAAGCGTCAGTACACTCTGATGGCATACAGCACAGTCGAATATTGTGTGACGAACAGGCAGCAGGCAGAACGGGATGTATTCGTGTCCGGTTTGGTAACATCCTCGGAAGCTTTAG ATGAGATCGATGTtgtgtttctatttattttcggTCTACTGTTGGTGCTTACCCTGATGTCCATGGTGTACGATTCTTACCGATATCGTCGAACAAAACCACACGACACGACTGGTACGGATGGATTAAGCGATTACTATCGATCCGGGCTCGAACGTTGTAACGGTGTAAGCCGAT GGACCATTTTGCTGGTATCATTCTCCCTTCCCCGGAACTGGCATTTACTGACAATGGCCCGGAAAAAAGCGACCACATCCACGAAAGATTTGCGCTTCATACAGTCGGTACGGTTTCTTGTGATGTATCTCGTCATCGCTGGCCACTCAATGCTGTTTAATTGCATCTTTCCACTGCACAATCCACAGTACGTGGAGTTG AACTATCGCCGGTTTATCACGATGCTTATATTTAATGGTATTACGGTGGTGCAAACGTACTTTACCATTAGCGGTTTTCTGTTGGCCGTTCACTTTGTGGATTTTGCTGAAAAACAGCGGCACTTTCGTTTGAGGGACTTTTTGCAAAGCATTCTATACCGGTTTTTAAG ATTAACACCAGTCTATGCGTTTATGATGCTGCTGGACGCGTCCTGGTTGATCCGATTGCAGGATGGACCGGTATGGAAGCGTGTAGCCGAAACGGAGCGTACCTACTGTCGAAGCAACTGGTGGGCGAATGTGCTGTACGTGAATAACTACTTCACCGTATCGGAACCG TGTTTGCAACAGACCTGGTACCTTGCAACGGACTTTCAACTGTTTATCATCGGGCTTACTATACTGACACTTACATGGCGCTACCCGAAGCTACTCAAACCATTGCTAGCTGTGGCCGTGGCGGGAGCACTTACAATACCGGCTATCGTCACATACGCCAATCGGTTTGAGGGAGTCGTAATCTTACGGCCCGA AGCCCTCAAGTATGTGCTGTGGTATGATGCCATGTATCGCAAGATGTACATTCCGACGCACACTAATTTTGGCAGCTATCTGGCCGGGTTGATAGCTGGTTTGATGTACCACAAGTTGAAGCGTGCCAGCTTCGATGCCATGCGTCATAGA GGCTTTCTCGTGCTCTGGTACACATCACTACCGGCCGCGGTCATTCTACTACTGTCAGCCTACATATTTTATGCGTACGACTTTACCAAACCCGCCATCTGGATAGCGGTTTATGCGGCACTAGCAAAAAATCTCTGGGGCGCACTTTTTGGCGTACTGTTCGTTGGGGTAGCGTTCGGTGTTGGCG GATTTCTACGTACCGCTCTTAATAGTTCGATCTTTCGACCACTGGGCAAGGTGACGTACTGTGTGTTCCTGTGCCATCTCTTTGTGATTCGCGTCACGTTGGGCAATGTACGACAGCCGATCTACGTAAGCGATATGCGTATT CTTGTATCAACTTCATCCACCCTTGTGCTGGCCTACATTATGGGAACGTTGATGTGTCTGCTGATAGAGATACCATTCTCGAATATTCAGAAACatttattcttctttaaaaAAG aaaatatctACAAGGAAGAAATTCAACTTGTTGCCAATGGATGTACCAGTCAATCCGGATGTCTTGGAGAAGGAACCAAAGAACCAGCGATGGAACCATAA
- the LOC125768991 gene encoding nose resistant to fluoxetine protein 6-like: MTIKFSGQRNFTSPMLRSVILLVYVAWHVAAVDAFDVLFGYNKSEYWNIPQLQVYDSIEQCLHNKPAGVFCIAKVLIKPDSRSEIWKLIKKYSKYTFQYNHDVLTRGVCLEQCSRVLETLGSMADRYYEPKFNVSKRYIISDWLLPNVTHYRQTYGHLINVCQNYDLRTHYNLSGYAEIEECTTNDNWQRPMDILDISYITLLVVLLLLVIGSQCYDSWLARNSTDENHYGKTLKSRVATLVTAFSIRRNWMRLTYKATHTQYQQDLNFLDQVRVLTMSMILLMHVFIGMAMFTAQNPLAMEQFSAHPLAQMFFSTAPFQVDMFFCISGLLLVVQFLDHTENKRFRISILWQGLINRYLRSLPVYAVLMLFTVSRYDTFLTTPAAYKIMPKVRLICRRKWWINFLYINNYYQPEEQCLIHTWYLAADFQLFVVGLMVMTLLWRFPKATFWTAVSLSVAGFVLPMINTYVYAMDAMMPLTMKGNEYQLWYDEYFVKSYQATETHCCSYFAGMIAGLLYYKIKRKELTLPIATIRNVFTLAFISIIGFALQAPLYNMMQFKKPSVWMAILSGVHKLSIGSFYSMALLLLTFSNRKSALRRWFSGNTLSRVMARLGFAFYLVQMSVLKIVFGNYPEDTRINVQLIISTFCSTFILSYAIALVAFIFIEKPFDVLFKLLLSSSDKQRKTEPVTAVQSSNISVISSVMGPGTMKQNEKPIKNGSTIQRATE, translated from the exons ATGACGATTAAGTTTAGTGGCCAACGTAATTTCACATCCCCGATGCTTCGTTCTGTGATCTTATTGGTGTATGTCGCATGGCATGTAGCTGCCGTGGATGCATTTGATGTGCTGTTTGGATATAATA AGAGTGAATATTGGAACATTCCGCAACTGCAGGTGTACGATAGTATTGAGCAGTGTCTCCACAACAAACCGGCCGGTGTATTctgtatcgcgaaggttctaATCAAACCGGACAGCCGTTCCGAAATATGGAAACTTATTAAa aaatacTCCAAATACACGTTCCAGTACAATCACGATGTGCTTACGCGTGGCGTGTGTCTTGAACAGTGTTCCCGCGTGTTGGAAACATTAGGCTCGATGGCAGACAGATATTACGAGCCAAAGTTTAACGTGTCGAAACGG TACATAATATCGGATTGGTTGCTTCCTAATGTAACCCATTACCGTCAAACCTATGGTCACCTAATCAATGTGTGCCAAAATTACGACCTTCGAACACATTATAACCTTAGTGGATATGCTGAAATAGAAGAATGTACTACCAATGATAATTGGCAACGTCCAATGG ATATTCTTGATATTTCTTACATCACACTGCTTGTGGTGCTGCTTCTGCTGGTGATCGGTTCACAGTGCTACGATAGTTGGCTTGCGCGAAACTCCACCGATGAGAATCACTACGGAAAGACGCTCAAAAGCCGTG TGGCAACTCTGGTGACTGCATTTTCGATCCGCAGAAATTGGATGCGGTTAACGTACAAGGCTACACACACCCAGTATCAGCAGGATTTGAATTTTCTCGATCAGGTACGCGTCCTGACGATGAGCATGATACTGCTGATGCACGTGTTTATCGGCATGGCTATGTTTACTGCCCAGAACCCATTGGCGATGGAGCAG TTTTCAGCCCATCCACTGGCACAGATGTTTTTCTCCACAGCCCCATTTCAAGTAGATATGTTCTTTTGCATCAGTGGGCTTCTGCTGGTGGTGCAGTTTCTAGACCACACGGAAAATAAACGGTTCCGCATCAGCATACTATGGCAAGGTTTAATTAATCGTTATCTAAG ATCACTTCCAGTGTACGCCGTATTGATGCTATTCACGGTATCACGCTACGACACTTTCCTGACGACTCCAGCCGCTTACAAAATTATGCCCAAAGTACGGCTAATTTGTCGCCGAAAGTGGTGGATCAACTTCCTGTACATCAACAACTACTACCAGCCCGAGGAACAGTGTCTGATACACACCTGGTATTTGGCTGCTGACTTTCAACTGTTCGTTGTAGGTTTGATGGTGATGACCTTACTGTGGCGGTTTCCGAAAGCTACCTTCTGGACAGCAGTTTCACTGAGCGTTGCAGGTTTCGTCCTGCCCATGATCAACACGTACGTGTACGCTATGGATGCAATGATGCCACTGACTATGAA AGGAAACGAATATCAACTGTGGTATGATGAGTATTTCGTCAAATCATACCAAGCAACGGAAACGCACTGTTGCAGTTACTTTGCCGGCATGATTGCAGGGTTACTGTACTATAAGATCAAACGCAAAGAGTTGACACTTCCGATCGCTACG ataaGAAATGTGTTTACCTTGGCGTTCATATCGATCATCGGTTTTGCTCTGCAGGCACCGCTCTACAACATGATGCAGTTCAAGAAACCTTCCGTCTGGATGGCAATTCTATCGGGGGTGCATAAACTATCCATAGGTTCGTTCTATTCGATGGCATTGCTCTTGCTTACTTTCAGCAATCGAAAGTCAGCCCTTCGTCGATGGTTTAGTGGGAACACTCTTAGCCGTGTAATGGCTCGACTCGGTTTTGCATTCTATCTCGTGCAGATGTCGGTACTAAAGATAGTCTTCGGTAACTACCCAGAGGATACACGGATCAATGTTCAACTGATT ATTTCAACGTTTTGCTCAACATTCATCTTATCATACGCAATTGCACTAGTAGCATTCATCTTCATCGAGAAACCGTTTGATGTTCTCTTCAAGCTGTTATTAAGTTCTTCCGATAAACAACGTAAGACTGAGCCAGTAACAGCGGTTCAATCGAGTAACATTTCCGTGATATCTTCCGTAATGGGTCCCGGTACAATGAAACAGAACGAAAAACCCATAAAAAATGGTTCCACCATACAGCGGGCAACAGAATAG
- the LOC125772376 gene encoding uncharacterized protein LOC125772376, with the protein MRWQDVVIVRVILFSAFVSQCWSVAINTKDDYELMPPLFEYENVTNCFEQYPTSVYCVVKTVLTPKEDSKVWYAIEKYSKNPSYHEHSLLDRGLCVDACVNLVNSLNSSTIPTFDTTRITVEPYVGVCLYA; encoded by the exons ATGAGGTGGCAAGACGTAGTTATTGTGCGAGTTATTTTATTCTCAGCGTTTGTGTCTCAGTGCTGGTCTGTTGCGATTAACACTAAAG ATGATTACGAGCTTATGCCGCCACTGTTTGAATATGAAAATGTGACCAATTGTTTCGAACAATATCCTACGAGCGTTTACTGTGTCGTCAAAACAGTTCTGACACCTAAGGAAGATTCTAAAGTATGGTACGCCATAGAG aaatattccaaaaacCCTTCCTACCACGAACACTCACTTCTGGACCGGGGATTGTGCGTAGATGCTTGCGTTAATCTGGTGAACAGCTTAAATTCTTCCACCATACCCACATTCGATACGACACGTATTACGGTGGAACCATACGTAGGTGTTTGCCTGTATGCTTGA
- the LOC125768992 gene encoding uncharacterized protein LOC125768992: MNFSSKVLVVALQIVILSVYFVSPENYDKQPALYELDDWNKCNIAPTRDWYCIVRVLLTGDAVTRSSSDFEINDLKRFRRTLLDRGICLTASQRDATNGKDALPRSSFPASWSKFDRYVLNRTYFPSAMHPDMQAEQATSVVINRRLVAQYRGLSAYTEIEYCLKTDPKPQFEQAIGVLLAIALVLGCVLLFNARRWFAKEFAPRTEDKSIKQFALFDMYKCFGSVGVVLAHCCLFGPFLMPMSNIELLEESIAHPNVKLWRLLCPFLMLAFFTMSSMLLTVKLFHTNPTDRPTFGAIVMNRLIRLVPLNLLMVTFSTFAYDRFIGGGPLCARQLIMEQGFCRSYWWMNVLFMSNFNMNKPCLPDSWYVSADMQLYVLIVLTIKTIFRLPKHTTMIVAFMVACSFLGPFLTILWTDFDPVGPANLHEMRFFLLGSDFMSKLYTPFYNNLAWSVSGMIAGIVYDRFQRSVPNSENQKKILHYLNVTVLMLLAILGLYISATIAASNGEPQNNRWWLAVCYSTYKLSAASFIAAFFLRILLAEEAILIPPIVRIGATLYYCVYFTHFPIMRIVYGSDIVKETIVTPWLLVQKSIKVFGITYVLSVLLHYTYENTAIKMLRRMFFRRA, encoded by the exons ATGAACTTCAGCAGTAAAGTTCTAGTAGTAGCGTTACAAATTGTGATCCTGTCGGTGTATTTTGTATCTCCCGAAAATTATGATAAACAACCGGCACTGTACGAACTTGACGATTGGAACAAGTGTAACATAGCACCGACCCGTGATTGGTACTGCATTGTGCGTGTACTACTGACAGGTGATGCAGTGACGAGATCTAGTTCCGATTTTGAAATTAATGATCTGAAGCGATTCCGAAGAACGCTTCTAGATAGGGGCATTTGTTTGACCGCTTCACAAAGGGATGCAACCAACGGTAAAGATGCATTGCCTAGAAGCAGCTTTCCGGCATCATGGAGCAAATTCGATCGCTATGTGTTGAACCGTACGTACTTTCCTTCTGCGATGCATCCGGATATGCAGGCGGAGCAAGCAACAAGTGTTGTGATTAATCGCCGACTAGTGGCACAGTACCGTGGATTGTCTGCGTACACGGAGATAGAGTACTGCTTGAAAACTGATCCAAAGCCCCAGTTCGAGCAAGCGATAGGTGTTTTACTAGCGATAGCACTAGTGCTTGGCTGTGTTCTCTTATTCAACGCTCGTCGATGGTTCGCAAAAGAGTTTGCTCCCCGAACGGAGGATAAATCAATCAAGCAGTTCGCTTTGTTCGATATGTACAAATGCTTCGGTTCGGTTGGGGTAGTTCTAGCACACTGTTGCCTTTTCGGACCATTTCTGATGCCGATGAGTAACATCGAACTGTTGGAGGAA TCCATAGCTCATCCGAACGTGAAACTGTGGCGTCTCCTTTGCCCGTTCCTGATGCTGGCATTCTTCACGATGAGCTCCATGCTGCTTACGGTGAAACTGTTCCACACCAATCCGACCGATCGACCTACATTCGGCGCAATCGTTATGAATCGTTTGATAAGGCTGGTACCATTGAACCTGCTGATGGTCACATTCTCGACGTTCGCGTATGATCGCTTTATCGGTGGTGGACCACTCTGTGCCCGTCAACTGATCATGGAGCAAGGTTTTTGCCGATCATACTGGTGGATGAACGTGCTGTTCATGTCCAACTTTAATATGAACAAACCG TGCTTGCCGGACTCATGGTATGTTAGCGCGGATATGCAACTGTACGTACTGATCGTATTGACGATAAAGACAATATTCAG ACTACCAAAACACACCACCATGATCGTTGCGTTTATGGTTGCATGTTCCTTTCTAGGACCATTCCTTACAATACTGTGGACTGATTTTGATCCCGTAGGACCGgccaatttgcatgaaatGCGTTTCTTCTTGCTCGGAAGCGATTTCATGAGTAAGCTATATACACCCTTCTACAACAACCTTGCCTGGAGCGTGAGTGGCATGATAGCCGGGATCGTTTATGATCGTTTTCAACGCTCAGTTCCTAACTCTGAAAATCAAAAGAAGATATTACATTACTTAAATGTTACGGTTTTAATGTTACTGGCAATTCTCGGACTGTACATCTCTGCTACAATCGCAGCATCGAACGGCGAGCCTCAGAACAATCGTTGGTGGTTAGCAGTTTGTTATTCCACGTACAAACTTTCGGCTGCATCTTTCATCGCTGCTTTCTTCTTGCGCATTTTACTAGCAGAGGAAG CGATTCTCATCCCACCGATCGTGAGAATCGGCGCAACACTTTACTACTGTGTTTACTTTACACATTTTCCCATCATGCGAATCGTTTATGGCAGTGACATAGTGAAGGAAACGATAGTAACACCGTGGTTGTTG gtTCAAAAATCGATAAAAGTGTTTGGCATCACGTACGTACTGTCCGTCCTGCTGCACTACACGTACGAAAATACAGCAATCAAGATGCTGCGACGGATGTTTTTCAGGCGAGCTTAA
- the LOC125772377 gene encoding uncharacterized protein LOC125772377, with amino-acid sequence MEHIVVLLVLLATVAIVRSEPHSVPPIFLYDDFAHCETQGSVYCYGRSVLRVDQYPVNFVVPQTENMDRIVYKNRVHHLELGVCLRECEKALAGLTATQKESLYQPEIPVNFTFMIPSELFPTMKDDKRRYETLVNVCINQRLRTRYNITGYTALEYCRPKATKQTARPFDTLEVLFLAVSGTLVVTLVLTSLLDVSGINRDNVFISAFSLRRNWIRLRAEPDSTLHRDLLYIDGLRVIINHLVIILHNFLIASAAPLQNYGELETMLSFTPMLIYLSSNAFLVQVFFTIGGYLLSVNFLRDAEKSPINARYIANRILNRLLRLLPVYGYFLLFSVSLNVRFDVNLNGYRLFTAENAICRQNWWANILFVNNFPWPKELCLMHTWYLAADLQLFLMALALLLMIHRWPKHVGTVFLCGVLVSFAIPALIVHQHRLHPVLPVKLSEVKFIVMHEPWIRQVYLPSYANTGCYLFGVIAGYLYHAIKNNRIQLQHSLLYQTVDRSVTPILVGVIMSTSLWYTIDVPKPNLWISLYSALYRNIIGIFVAVCFVRCIITPPGIIRKILSSKLLTTLGKLTYSAYVLHDVVMRFILLNQNYNTTITVPMFAMYMYIVTVAAFIGGLLVFLTIEQPLIQLVKPLINQMCPVQRITSQQKQKEHLSQYHRMPKLWQMDDYDECLQSSGPNEPAGVYCTSAVVLKPDNRSELWRLIEEFSSDYKRHYNHQVLKWGVCVKKCQKAIENLSPQARKGLTVEKFPIDVRYKFEDGILKNAAIDREVYADVVEICINKELNATYGLLAYTEILTCDKSSDETVIDALDISFLIILCLLVSCVILSSCSIETRSKMFSCWTNRFFALRLCLCKIMHNIFSMILTNGVQITQTFLAMSGTLLAIQVMSLAERRRGRVSFFYVPVAILKRYIRLTPVYAFVILLHATWLLKLQTGPLWRWFAETEQTFCRRNWWTNLLYINNYVHPDEPCVLQGWYLGAEFPAFIVALIVLIAIVNYPRAKIAILSAVLVAAYVVPAFFIYYQKLEGVFVVTLEAQRYFFWYDKYFLQAYIPTHINFGNYMMGVLSGVIFTELQKRSINLAKSKTFRTVWYVTLCSLPLSMLLSYMFYVNDYETPSVWMSIYFVISKNLFGIGIGIILLGSIYGVNGVLQRMLNYPFFEPLGRLTYGAYLIHLFVMRYMFVSTRGPVYYSDTLTLSLVFGATVMSCLISLLLCLLLELPTSALQNQVFGSFKGRNDLNSKHMETLFL; translated from the exons ATGGAACATATTGTGGTGCTACTAGTACTCCTGGCCACCGTTGCAATAGTCCGCAGTGAGCCACATTCTGTGCCACCGATCTTTCTTTACGATGACTTTGCCCACTGTGAGACACAAGGGTCCGTGTACTGTTACGGCCGAAGTGTACTGCGGGTGGATCAATATCCGGTCAATTTCGTTGTGCCACAAACAGAG AACATGGATCGGATCGTCTACAAAAACAGAGTACATCATCTCGAGCTGGGAGTCTGTTTGCGCGAGTGTGAGAAAGCTTTGGCAGGTTTAACTGCAACCCAGAAGGAGTCACTTTATCAACCAGAAATTCCGGTCAACTTTACC TTCATGATTCCGAGCGAGCTGTTTCCCACGATGAAAGACGATAAGCGCCGGTACGAGACGCTCGTAAATGTGTGCATAAACCAACGACTCCGCACGCGTTACAACATTACCGGTTACACTGCGCTTGAGTACTGTCGACCCAAAGCGACCAAACAAACGGCCCGTCCGTTCG ATACACTGGAGGTGCTGTTTCTTGCTGTTTCGGGGACGCTGGTAGTAACACTAGTTCTAACATCGCTGCTAGATGTTAGCGGTATCAACCGCG ataatgtttttatttccgcaTTTTCCTTGCGCCGTAACTGGATACGTTTGAGGGCGGAACCGGACTCTACGCTGCACCGGGATCTATTGTACATCGATGGATTACGCGTGATCATTAACCATCTTGTAATTATCTTGCACAACTTCCTAATAGCAAGCGCCGCTCCGTTACAGAACTATGGTGAGCTGGAGACAATGTTGTCCTTCACTCCAATGCTGATCTACTTATCGTCGAATGCGTTCCTGGTGCAGGTGTTCTTCACGATCGGTGGTTATTTGCTGAGTGTGAATTTTCTACGCGATGCTGAAAAAAGCCCAATTAATGCCCGGTACATTGCAAACAGGATACTGAACCGATTGCTTCGTCTTCTGCCCGTATATGGATACTTTCTGCTGTTTTCCGTCAGCCTTAACGTACGCTTCGACGTTAACCTTAACGGGTACCGGCTGTTTACGGCCGAGAATGCAATCTGCCGCCAGAACTGGTGGGCTAATATACTTTTCGTTAACAACTTTCCGTGGCCGAAGGAGCTCTGCCTGATGCACACCTGGTATTTAGCGGCCGATCTGCAACTGTTTCTGATGGCGTTGGCACTACTTTTAATGATCCATCGATGGCCTAAGCATGTTGGTACGGTGTTTCTGTGCGGTGTGCTGGTGTCTTTTGCGATACCGGCCTTAATAGTACATCAGCACAGGTTGCATCCTGTGTTGCCGGTGAAGCTGAG TGAAGTAAAATTTATAGTCATGCACGAACCTTGGATACGGCAAGTTTATTTACCCAGCTATGCAAACACCGGATGCTATCTATTCGGTGTAATAGCCGGATATCTCTACCATGCGATCAAGAACAATCGGATACAACTGCAACATTCGTTG CTTTATCAAACTGTTGATAGAAGTGTGACACCAATTCTTGTTGGAGTCATCATGTCCACCTCCCTGTGGTACACTATCGATGTGCCGAAACCAAACCTCTGGATATCCCTGTACAGTGCGCTCTATCGGAATATTATCGGTATTTTTGTGGCCGTTTGTTTCGTCCGATGCATTATCACACCTCCAG gtaTCATACGCAAAATTCTCAGCAGCAAGCTGCTGACTACACTTGGCAAGCTTACGTACAGTGCTTACGTACTGCACGACGTGGTAATGCGGTTTATACTGTTGAATCAAAACTacaacaccaccatcaccgtaCCAATGTTTGCAATGTACATGTACATTGTGACCGTGGCAGCGTTTATCGGCGGGCTGTTAGTGTTTCTCACCATCGAACAGCCTTTAATACAACTTGTTAAACCACTCATAAACCAAATGTGTCCTGTGCAGAGGATAACAtcgcagcaaaagcaaaaagagcACT TGTCTCAGTACCACCGTATGCCGAAGCTGTGGCAGATGGATGATTATGACGAGTGTCTTCAATCCTCTGGACCGAATGAACCGGCCGGTGTGTACTGTACCAGTGCAGTCGTACTGAAACCGGACAATCGTTCCGAGCTTTGGAGATTGATCGAG GAATTCTCCAGCGACTACAAGCGCCACTATAATCATCAAGTGCTGAAATGGGGCGTATGTGtaaaaaagtgtcaaaaagCGATCGAAAACCTATCACCCCAGGCGAGGAAAGGGCTAACGGTGGAAAAGTTCCCGATTGATGTTAGG TACAAATTCGAGGATGGTATCTTGAAAAATGCTGCCATCGATCGAGAAGTGTATGCGGATGTGGTGGAAATTTGCATCAACAAGGAGCTGAATGCAACGTATGGTTTGCTGGCCTACACAGAGATACTGACGTGCGATAAATCATCCGATGAGACTGTTATAG ATGCACTTGATATCTCGTTCTTGATTATTCTTTGTCTGCTCGTAAGCTGCGTGATCCTTTCGTCATG TAGTATTGAAACTCGTAGTAAAATGTTCTCCTGCTGGACTAATCGATTTTTCGCTTTGCGCCTTTGTTTATGCAAGATAATGCACAATATCTTTAGCATGATTCTCACGAACGGTGTGCAGATCACGCAAACATTTCTCGCGATGAGTGGAACACTGCTGGCGATACAGGTTATGAGTTTGGCGGAAAGACGAAGGGGTCGTGTTAGCTTCTTTTACGTTCCGGTGGCAATTCTCAAACGATACATCAG atTAACACCAGTATATGCATTTGTGATCTTACTACATGCCACGTGGCTACTTAAGCTGCAAACGGGGCCATTGTGGCGTTGGTTTGCCGAAACGGAACAAACATTCTGCCGACGCAATTGGTGGACGAACTTGCTGTACATCAACAACTACGTGCATCCTGACGAACCG TGTGTCCTGCAAGGATGGTATCTTGGTGCCGAATTCCCAGCATTCATCGTAGCACTGATCGTGTTGATTGCGATCGTCAACTATCCTCGTGCAAAGATCGCCATTTTGTCGGCTGTGCTCGTTGCAGCCTACGTCGTGCCAGCTTTTTTCATCTACTACCAAAAGCTGGAGGGAGTGTTTGTGGTTACATTGGA AGCTCAACGATACTTCTTTTGGTACGACAAATATTTCCTGCAAGCCTACATACCTACGCACATTAACTTTGGCAACTATATGATGGGCGTCCTGAGCGGAGTCATCTTTACGGAGCTTCAGAAACGTTCGATAAATCTCGCCAAAAGTAAAACGTTTCGTACCGTGTGGTACGTAACGCTTTGTAGCCTTCCACTTTCGATGCTACTGTCGTACATGTTCTACGTGAATGACTACGAAACTCCATCCGTATGGATGTCGATTTACTTTGTCATCTCCAAGAACCTTTTTGGCATCGGAATTGGAATCATTCTTCTAGGCTCGATCTACGGTGTTAACGGTGTACTGCAGCGAATGTTGAACTATCCGTTTTTCGAACCGTTGGGCCGGTTGACGTACGGTGCCTACCTAATTCATCTATTCGTGATGCGCTACATGTTTGTCAGCACGCGTGGACCGGTTTATTATAGCGATACACTCACG
- the LOC125769002 gene encoding uncharacterized protein LOC125769002 isoform X2 yields MEICINKELNATYGLVAYTEILTCDKSTDETVIDALDISFLIILCLLVSCVILSSWYDSSINYKLSSEHYKQALDSKRKN; encoded by the exons ATGGAAATTTGCATCAACAAGGAGCTGAATGCAACGTATGGTTTGGTGGCCTACACAGAGATACTGACGTGCGATAAATCAACCGATGAGACTGTTATAG ATGCACTTGATATCTCGTTCTTGATTATTCTTTGTCTGCTCGTAAGCTGCGTGATCCTTTCGTCATGGTACGACAGCTCGATCAACTACAAACTCAGCTCGGAACATTACAAACAAGCGCTCGATAGTAAACGTAAGAATTAA
- the LOC125769002 gene encoding uncharacterized protein LOC125769002 isoform X1: MGNFYHVLSALCILCIVLIEGEFIEMSQYHRMPKLWQMDDYDECLQSSGPNEPAGVYCTSAVVLKPDNRSELWRLIEVYKRRSVKQTLSYINPVCIFSVGILQRL; this comes from the exons ATGGGGAACTTCTACCATGTGCTGAGTGCGCTGTGTATATTATGCATAGTGTTAATTGAAGGAGAATTTATCGAAA TGTCTCAGTACCACCGTATGCCGAAGCTGTGGCAGATGGATGATTATGACGAGTGTCTTCAATCCTCTGGACCGAATGAACCGGCCGGTGTGTACTGTACCAGTGCAGTCGTACTGAAACCGGACAATCGTTCCGAGCTTTGGAGATTGATCGAGGTATACAAGAGGAGATCAGTGAAGCAGACATTAAGCTATATTAATcccgtttgtattttttctgtaGGAATTCTCCAGCGACTATAA